The window AGTCACGTACCCCCGGCAAAGCCGGGGGCTTGAACTGTGAACCGCTCAAAGCGGTTATTAAAACCTCGGGCCGCCTAAAGGCGGCTAACGCAACAACTGCAGTTGATCCAGACGACGATCCCCTGCTTCCTGACGACGGATATAGTCGCGGTTCATCTTTTCATCTCGACCTACAGTTGACACATAATAGCCACGTGCCCAAAAATGCTGACCTACAAAATTCCTGGCGCGACCACCATAAGTACGGGCAATGTGAATCGCGCTTTTGCCCTTCATATAACCAATTACTTGAGACACCGCGTATTTCGGGGGTATGAAAAGATAGATGTGGATATGATCAGTACA of the bacterium genome contains:
- the tnpA gene encoding IS200/IS605 family transposase, producing MNDVKSLSHTAWDCKYHVVWIPKCRRKVLYGQIRNDLGEAFRELARQRESLVLEGHVCTDHIHIYLFIPPKYAVSQVIGYMKGKSAIHIARTYGGRARNFVGQHFWARGYYVSTVGRDEKMNRDYIRRQEAGDRRLDQLQLLR